In a genomic window of Actinomycetes bacterium:
- a CDS encoding AMP-binding protein, with protein sequence MTAEALSYLHGAHQIPLLGETIGENLDRTVASFPDHDAVISVHQGVRQTYAEFHAAVTEIARGLLALGIEPGDRVGIWSPNNAEWVTLQYATAKVGAILVNVNPAYRTSELAYALAQSGVTTLVLAPRFRQADYLAMLDEVAEQVPALKRRIVLGPEAPPGAMRWDDLREAAARASVDQLRAREALLQFDDPINIQYTSGTTGFPKGATLSHHNILNNGFFIGEGCRYSEADRVCIPVPLYHCFGMVLGNLACTTHGAAMVYPAESFDPEATLAAVQSERCTALYGVPTMFIAELEHPRFTEFDLSSLRTGIMAGSPCPVEVMKKVQSHIHMAEVTICYGMTETSPVSFQTAPDDPVDKRVSTVGRIHPHVEAKVIDPEHGRIVPLGQPGELCTRGYLVMLSYWEDDEATAAAIDQAGWMHTGDLATVDDDGYTNIVGRIKDMVIRGGENIYPREVEEFLYQHPAISDVQVVGVPDAKYGEELCAWVRLKEGQAVDGDELRDWCKGRIATFKIPRYWRFVDSFPMTVTGKVQKYKMREVSIAEERLEDAAQIETA encoded by the coding sequence ATGACGGCCGAGGCACTGTCCTACCTTCACGGGGCCCACCAGATCCCACTGCTGGGCGAGACGATCGGCGAGAACCTGGACCGCACGGTCGCCAGCTTCCCTGACCACGACGCCGTGATCAGCGTCCACCAGGGCGTGCGTCAGACCTACGCCGAGTTCCACGCCGCGGTCACCGAGATCGCTCGCGGCCTGCTCGCGCTGGGCATCGAGCCGGGCGACCGGGTCGGCATCTGGTCCCCCAACAACGCCGAGTGGGTGACCCTTCAGTACGCCACCGCGAAGGTCGGCGCCATCCTCGTCAACGTCAACCCCGCCTACCGCACCTCCGAGCTGGCCTACGCACTGGCGCAATCGGGGGTGACCACCCTGGTGCTCGCGCCCCGCTTCCGTCAAGCCGACTACCTCGCCATGCTCGACGAGGTGGCCGAGCAGGTCCCGGCGCTGAAGCGGCGGATCGTGCTCGGGCCGGAGGCGCCGCCCGGCGCGATGCGCTGGGACGACCTACGCGAGGCAGCGGCCCGCGCGTCCGTCGACCAGCTCCGTGCGCGCGAGGCGCTGCTGCAGTTCGACGACCCGATCAACATCCAGTACACCTCGGGCACGACCGGGTTCCCCAAGGGCGCCACTCTGTCGCACCACAACATCCTCAACAACGGCTTCTTCATCGGCGAGGGCTGCCGCTACAGCGAGGCCGACCGCGTCTGCATCCCCGTGCCGCTGTACCACTGCTTCGGCATGGTGCTCGGCAACCTCGCCTGCACCACCCACGGGGCGGCGATGGTCTACCCGGCCGAGTCGTTCGACCCGGAGGCCACCCTCGCCGCGGTCCAGAGCGAGCGCTGTACCGCCCTTTACGGAGTCCCCACAATGTTCATTGCCGAGCTCGAGCACCCCCGCTTCACTGAGTTCGACCTCTCGAGCCTGCGCACCGGCATCATGGCCGGCTCGCCCTGCCCGGTCGAGGTGATGAAGAAGGTCCAGTCGCACATCCACATGGCCGAGGTGACCATCTGCTACGGCATGACCGAGACCAGCCCGGTCTCCTTCCAGACCGCGCCCGACGACCCGGTCGACAAGCGCGTGTCGACCGTCGGCCGCATCCACCCGCACGTCGAGGCCAAGGTCATCGACCCAGAGCACGGACGGATCGTGCCGCTTGGCCAGCCTGGCGAGCTGTGCACCCGCGGCTACCTGGTAATGCTCAGCTACTGGGAGGACGACGAGGCCACCGCGGCCGCGATCGACCAGGCGGGCTGGATGCACACCGGCGACCTCGCCACGGTGGACGACGACGGCTACACCAACATCGTCGGCCGAATCAAGGACATGGTGATCCGGGGTGGGGAGAACATCTATCCGCGCGAGGTCGAGGAGTTCCTCTACCAGCATCCGGCCATCAGCGACGTGCAGGTGGTCGGCGTGCCGGACGCGAAGTACGGCGAGGAGCTGTGCGCCTGGGTGCGGCTCAAGGAGGGCCAGGCGGTGGACGGCGACGAGCTGCGCGATTGGTGCAAGGGCAGGATCGCCACCTTCAAGATCCCGCGCTACTGGCGCTTCGTCGACAGCTTCCCGATGACGGTCACCGGCAAGGTACAGAAGTACAAGATGCGCGAGGTCTCCATCGCCGAGGAGCGACTGGAGGACGCCGCACAGATCGAAACCGCCTGA
- a CDS encoding helix-turn-helix domain-containing protein, whose product MDERIQVVLAVLRGELSLAEAARRHGVSSATVGNWRDRFVDAGKAGMENSLPGPDDGQSMTERRLRAECEQLKLALAEATVQRRIWQKGSEYVDEVPSSTSRP is encoded by the coding sequence GTGGACGAGCGGATCCAGGTGGTGCTGGCGGTACTGCGTGGAGAGCTCTCACTGGCGGAGGCCGCGCGTCGGCATGGGGTGTCGTCGGCGACGGTGGGGAACTGGCGGGACCGGTTCGTCGACGCCGGCAAGGCGGGCATGGAGAACTCTCTGCCTGGCCCGGATGACGGTCAGTCGATGACCGAGCGGCGGCTGCGGGCGGAGTGCGAGCAGTTGAAGCTGGCGTTGGCGGAGGCGACGGTGCAGCGGCGGATCTGGCAGAAGGGCTCGGAGTACGTCGACGAGGTCCCTTCGTCGACCTCGAGGCCCTGA